The following are from one region of the Roseobacter fucihabitans genome:
- the moaA gene encoding GTP 3',8-cyclase MoaA has protein sequence MSEPLIDPFARAITYLRVSVTDRCDFRCVYCMSENMTFLPKKELLTLEELDRMCSTFVGLGVEKLRITGGEPLVRKGIMTFFQSMSRHLESGALKELTLTTNGSQLERFAKDLYAAGVRRVNVSLDTLDEDKFAKITRWGRLPQVLRGIDAAQAVGMRVKLNAVALKGFNEAELPFITEWCAKRDIDLTWIEVMPMGDIGNEDRLGQYWSLKDVRAQYGAHYTVTDLAERSGGPARYVRLEETGQKIGFITPLSHNFCESCNRVRLTCTGEIFMCLGQEDATDLRAPLRAHPGDNGPLEDAIRAAIRLKPKGHDFDYSRQRLDGQMPRHMSHTGG, from the coding sequence ATGAGTGAGCCATTGATTGATCCATTTGCCCGCGCGATTACCTACCTGAGGGTATCGGTAACAGATCGCTGTGATTTTCGTTGCGTCTATTGCATGTCCGAAAATATGACTTTTCTGCCGAAAAAGGAGCTGTTGACGCTCGAAGAGCTGGACCGAATGTGTTCCACCTTCGTGGGGTTGGGCGTTGAAAAGCTGCGCATTACCGGCGGCGAGCCTCTGGTGCGCAAGGGGATCATGACGTTTTTCCAAAGCATGAGCCGGCATCTGGAAAGCGGCGCTCTCAAGGAACTCACGCTCACCACAAACGGCAGCCAGCTGGAACGTTTTGCCAAGGACCTATATGCGGCGGGCGTGCGGCGAGTGAATGTGTCTCTGGACACGCTTGATGAAGACAAATTCGCGAAGATTACCCGTTGGGGCCGCCTGCCACAGGTGTTGCGCGGGATTGATGCCGCCCAGGCTGTGGGGATGCGCGTCAAGCTGAACGCGGTGGCGCTCAAGGGCTTTAATGAGGCCGAATTGCCTTTTATTACAGAGTGGTGCGCAAAGCGCGACATTGATCTGACCTGGATCGAAGTGATGCCGATGGGCGATATCGGAAATGAGGACCGTTTGGGGCAATATTGGTCCCTCAAGGACGTTCGCGCGCAGTATGGTGCGCATTATACCGTCACCGATCTGGCGGAACGCAGCGGCGGCCCTGCCCGCTATGTGCGCCTTGAGGAAACCGGTCAGAAGATTGGTTTCATCACCCCGCTCAGCCATAATTTCTGCGAAAGCTGTAACCGCGTGCGGCTGACCTGCACCGGCGAGATATTCATGTGTCTGGGTCAGGAAGACGCCACCGATTTGCGCGCGCCCCTGCGGGCGCATCCGGGCGATAACGGTCCGCTCGAAGATGCGATCCGCGCCGCGATCAGACTTAAACCCAAGGGGCATGATTTCGACTATTCGCGCCAGCGTCTGGATGGGCAAATGCCACGGCACATGAGCCACACGGGCGGCTGA
- a CDS encoding pyridoxamine 5'-phosphate oxidase family protein — MAKQFHQLSDVLIRFIQAQHIFFVGSAAASGQVNISPKGMDSLRVLDPNRIVWRNLTGSGNETAGHLAQLNRMTLMWCGFETKPMILRTYGTGRTLHPRDADFAALNALFPASDGARQIYDVTVDIVQTSCGYAVPFMEYAGERDVLSQWAAQKGPDGIAQYWDTRNRHTIDGIPTHILDTDQT; from the coding sequence ATGGCCAAACAATTCCATCAACTCAGCGACGTATTGATCCGGTTCATTCAGGCACAGCATATCTTCTTTGTCGGCTCCGCCGCAGCCTCAGGGCAGGTCAATATTTCACCCAAAGGCATGGACTCCTTACGCGTTCTCGACCCCAACCGGATCGTGTGGCGCAACCTGACAGGATCAGGCAACGAGACGGCGGGGCATCTGGCGCAACTCAACCGCATGACGCTTATGTGGTGCGGGTTTGAGACCAAACCGATGATCTTGCGCACCTATGGGACCGGGCGCACGCTGCATCCGCGCGACGCCGATTTTGCCGCCCTCAATGCGCTGTTCCCGGCCTCGGACGGTGCGCGCCAGATTTATGATGTGACCGTCGACATTGTTCAGACGAGCTGTGGCTATGCGGTGCCCTTCATGGAATATGCCGGTGAAAGGGACGTCCTGAGCCAGTGGGCAGCGCAGAAGGGTCCAGACGGCATCGCGCAATATTGGGACACCCGCAACCGGCACACCATCGACGGCATTCCAACGCATATTCTCGACACAGATCAGACGTAG
- a CDS encoding M20 aminoacylase family protein has translation MPVKNRFAELHDEITAWRRDMHENPELLFDTHRTSALVAEKLTDFGCDEVVTGIGRTGVVGVIRGKSDVSGKVIGLRADMDALPIHEQTGLAYASKTEGAMHACGHDGHTAMLLGAAKYLAETRNFDGTAVVIFQPAEEGGGGGREMCEDDMMARFGIQEVFGMHNWPGMPMGSFSIRPGAFFAATDVFDIEVEGLGGHAAKPHETVDSTVVASHIVIALQTIASRYADPVDQVVVSVTSFETSSNAFNVIPQRVHLKGTIRTMSAQMRDLAEMRLNKITTGVAESFGATARVEYERNYPVMVNHPEQTEFAAQVATKVSGGCEEAPLVMGGEDFAFMLEERPGAYILVGNGPGAAVHHPEYNFNDDAIPAGCSWWAEIIEQRMPVTG, from the coding sequence ATGCCAGTTAAAAACCGTTTTGCCGAATTGCACGATGAAATCACTGCCTGGCGGCGGGACATGCATGAAAACCCGGAACTGCTTTTCGATACGCATCGCACCTCGGCGCTGGTGGCTGAAAAGCTGACGGATTTTGGATGTGATGAGGTGGTCACGGGCATCGGGCGCACAGGTGTGGTGGGGGTGATCCGGGGTAAATCGGATGTCTCGGGCAAGGTGATCGGCTTGCGCGCGGATATGGATGCGCTGCCCATTCATGAACAGACAGGCCTTGCGTATGCTTCAAAAACGGAGGGCGCGATGCATGCCTGTGGGCATGACGGGCATACGGCGATGCTGTTGGGGGCTGCGAAGTACCTCGCGGAAACGCGCAATTTTGATGGCACCGCCGTGGTGATTTTTCAGCCCGCAGAAGAGGGCGGCGGCGGCGGGCGCGAAATGTGCGAAGACGACATGATGGCGCGTTTTGGCATTCAGGAAGTTTTCGGTATGCACAATTGGCCGGGCATGCCGATGGGCAGTTTCTCCATCCGGCCCGGCGCGTTTTTCGCCGCCACGGATGTGTTTGATATCGAGGTCGAAGGTCTGGGCGGGCATGCCGCCAAACCGCATGAAACCGTGGATTCCACCGTTGTGGCAAGCCATATCGTCATTGCCCTGCAGACCATTGCCAGCCGTTATGCGGACCCGGTCGATCAGGTGGTTGTGTCGGTGACCTCATTTGAAACCTCTTCCAACGCCTTCAATGTGATCCCGCAGCGTGTGCACCTCAAGGGCACGATCCGCACCATGTCGGCTCAAATGCGCGATCTGGCCGAAATGCGCCTGAACAAGATCACAACCGGCGTTGCCGAGAGTTTCGGCGCGACGGCGCGTGTGGAGTACGAGCGCAATTATCCGGTGATGGTGAACCATCCCGAGCAGACCGAATTTGCCGCGCAGGTGGCAACTAAGGTTTCAGGTGGATGCGAGGAGGCCCCCTTGGTCATGGGGGGCGAGGATTTCGCCTTCATGCTCGAAGAACGCCCAGGCGCCTATATTCTGGTCGGTAACGGACCGGGGGCGGCGGTGCATCACCCGGAATATAATTTCAACGACGACGCCATCCCCGCCGGATGCAGCTGGTGGGCAGAGATCATCGAACAACGGATGCCTGTTACGGGCTGA
- a CDS encoding HAD-IIIA family hydrolase, producing MKTVIFDLDGTLADTSGDLIAAANHCFRAMGEGDVLDPSKDAGTALRGGRAMLRLGMTRLGRADDAATLDRYYPVLLEAYGASIDVHTKLYPHAMEAVAHLKDMGYGVGICTNKPEALAETLLRRLGVRDNFMSMIGADTLPTRKPDPEPLYEAARRAGGDPMQCVLIGDSDTDRNTAKAAGVPCVLVTFGPAGGDMAALEPEALLQDFADLPQIVDRLLA from the coding sequence ATGAAAACGGTAATTTTTGACCTGGATGGCACGCTTGCCGATACCAGTGGCGATTTGATCGCAGCGGCCAATCATTGTTTCCGCGCCATGGGAGAGGGGGATGTGCTGGACCCCTCAAAGGATGCCGGGACGGCGCTGCGGGGCGGGCGAGCGATGCTGCGGTTGGGCATGACGCGCTTGGGGCGGGCTGATGACGCGGCGACGCTGGATCGGTATTATCCGGTGTTGCTGGAGGCATATGGGGCCTCGATTGATGTGCATACAAAGCTTTATCCCCACGCCATGGAGGCCGTGGCGCACCTAAAAGACATGGGCTACGGCGTCGGTATTTGCACCAATAAGCCCGAAGCCCTTGCGGAAACGTTACTGCGACGGCTCGGCGTGCGGGATAATTTCATGTCAATGATTGGTGCGGACACGTTGCCCACGCGAAAACCCGACCCTGAACCGCTTTATGAAGCGGCGCGCCGGGCGGGGGGGGATCCGATGCAATGCGTGCTGATCGGCGATTCCGATACGGACCGAAATACCGCCAAAGCGGCCGGGGTGCCTTGTGTGCTGGTGACGTTTGGCCCGGCGGGCGGGGATATGGCGGCGCTGGAGCCTGAGGCATTGCTTCAGGATTTCGCGGATTTGCCGCAGATTGTGGACCGCTTGCTGGCTTGA
- a CDS encoding glycosyltransferase family 4 protein produces MTQLTPARDIDVIAPSFKRRHSGVTSTVIRLVPLQAKDIAITACAPELPPEVPNLAPGKLLGLPRNGPSGARVWHARRNVEMVAGLALKYLAGKRLKLLFTSAAQRRHTGFTRWLIRQMDAVIATSAKSASYLEREATVIRHGIDCDLFQPVDDRAALRQELDLPHDGPLIGCFGRIRHQKGNDLFIAAMIEVFGKHPDAKALMMGRATPEHQAFLQKLKEDVADAGLSDRILFRDEVPIADLARHFQALDLYVAPQRWEGFGLTPLEAMACGAPVVATKVGAFEELIVEGETGHLLEIEDGAGIAEQVARILSDPAALKAMSKAARENVLRRFRIEQEAASIIAIYRKLLAA; encoded by the coding sequence ATGACACAGCTGACACCAGCCCGCGATATCGACGTGATCGCCCCGAGTTTTAAGCGCCGCCATTCCGGCGTGACCTCCACCGTGATCCGCCTTGTCCCCTTGCAGGCCAAGGATATCGCCATCACTGCCTGCGCCCCCGAATTGCCACCCGAGGTGCCCAATCTGGCCCCCGGCAAGCTACTTGGCCTGCCCCGCAACGGTCCGTCCGGGGCCCGTGTCTGGCACGCGCGGCGTAATGTGGAAATGGTGGCTGGGCTGGCGTTGAAATATCTCGCAGGCAAGCGGCTCAAGCTGCTTTTCACCTCTGCCGCACAGCGTCGACACACCGGTTTTACGCGCTGGCTGATCCGGCAGATGGACGCGGTGATCGCGACCTCTGCAAAATCAGCCAGCTATCTGGAACGCGAGGCAACGGTGATCCGGCACGGCATTGACTGCGATCTGTTTCAACCGGTTGATGACCGCGCAGCCCTGCGCCAGGAGCTTGATTTGCCCCACGATGGGCCGTTGATCGGCTGTTTCGGACGCATCCGGCATCAAAAAGGCAATGACCTGTTCATCGCCGCGATGATCGAGGTTTTTGGCAAACACCCCGATGCCAAGGCCTTGATGATGGGGCGCGCGACGCCCGAGCATCAGGCGTTTTTGCAAAAACTCAAAGAGGACGTCGCCGATGCGGGGCTGTCGGATCGCATTCTGTTTCGCGACGAGGTGCCGATTGCCGATCTGGCGCGTCACTTTCAGGCACTTGATCTTTATGTGGCACCACAACGTTGGGAAGGCTTCGGGTTGACCCCCTTGGAGGCCATGGCCTGCGGCGCGCCTGTGGTGGCCACGAAGGTCGGGGCCTTCGAGGAATTGATCGTGGAGGGCGAAACCGGGCATCTGCTCGAGATCGAGGACGGGGCGGGAATTGCCGAGCAGGTGGCGCGCATCTTGAGTGATCCCGCGGCCCTGAAAGCCATGTCAAAGGCCGCGCGCGAAAACGTCCTGCGCCGTTTTCGCATCGAGCAGGAAGCCGCTTCCATCATCGCAATCTATCGCAAATTGCTGGCCGCCTGA
- the glmS gene encoding glutamine--fructose-6-phosphate transaminase (isomerizing) — translation MCGIVGVLGNHEAAPILVEALKRLEYRGYDSAGIATVEDGVLDRRRAVGKLVNLSDLLVHEPLAGKSGIGHTRWATHGAPTVTNAHPHQAGRVAVVHNGIIENFRDLRAELTGLGIQFVTETDTETVALLTEHYMADGMTPVEAANKALDRLEGAFALAFLFSGEDDLIFAARKGSPLAIGHGDGEMFVGSDAIALSPLTDRISYLEEGDRAIVTRTSLEIRDINEVLANRPIKTVRLDDTRIDKAGHKHFMAKEIAEQPTVIGQAIGNYIDHEGNITLPDPGLDFATLDRLTLVACGTAYYACLTAKYWFEQIARIPVDVDVASEFRYREPPIPARTTALFVSQSGETADTLAALRYCEGKADRIVCVVNVPESSIARESDLVLPIHAGVEVGVASTKAFTCQLVVLFLLALKAARDRGEMDGDALADHLSALRSMPSVLSTALEANAQMQKASLKLAEARDVLFLGRGLMYPLALEGALKLKEISYIHAEAYASGELKHGPIALIDKAVPVVVMAPRDNLFDKTVSNMQEVMARKGRVILISDRAGIEAAGEGAFATIELPSVPDALTPLLYAIPAQLLAYHTAVAKGTDVDQPRNLAKSVTVE, via the coding sequence ATGTGCGGAATTGTTGGGGTGCTGGGCAATCACGAAGCCGCACCGATCCTTGTGGAGGCGCTCAAGCGCCTTGAATATCGCGGCTATGACAGCGCGGGCATTGCAACGGTGGAGGACGGGGTTCTCGACCGGCGCCGCGCGGTTGGAAAGCTGGTGAACCTGTCGGATCTTCTGGTGCATGAACCGCTGGCCGGGAAATCGGGCATTGGTCATACCCGCTGGGCCACTCATGGCGCACCCACCGTTACAAACGCCCACCCGCATCAGGCGGGCCGTGTGGCGGTGGTCCATAACGGGATCATCGAGAATTTTCGGGATCTGAGAGCGGAACTGACGGGCCTTGGCATTCAATTCGTGACCGAAACCGACACCGAAACGGTTGCCCTTCTGACCGAGCATTATATGGCGGATGGTATGACGCCTGTGGAGGCGGCGAACAAGGCGCTTGACCGGCTGGAGGGGGCATTTGCGCTGGCCTTCCTGTTTTCAGGAGAAGATGATTTGATCTTTGCCGCACGCAAGGGCTCGCCGCTCGCCATCGGGCATGGTGACGGCGAAATGTTCGTGGGCTCGGATGCCATTGCGCTTTCGCCCCTGACGGACCGGATCAGCTACCTCGAAGAGGGCGACCGCGCGATCGTGACCCGCACCTCTTTGGAAATTCGTGACATCAACGAGGTGCTGGCAAACCGCCCCATCAAGACCGTACGGCTTGATGATACACGCATCGACAAGGCCGGTCACAAACACTTCATGGCCAAGGAAATTGCCGAACAACCCACGGTCATCGGACAGGCCATTGGCAATTACATTGATCATGAGGGCAATATCACCCTGCCCGATCCCGGTCTGGATTTTGCAACACTGGACCGGCTGACACTGGTGGCCTGCGGCACGGCATATTACGCTTGTCTCACGGCGAAATACTGGTTTGAGCAGATCGCGCGCATCCCCGTGGACGTCGATGTGGCCTCGGAATTCCGCTACCGCGAACCGCCGATCCCGGCCCGCACCACGGCCCTGTTCGTCAGCCAGTCCGGAGAGACTGCCGACACGCTGGCCGCCCTGCGTTATTGTGAGGGCAAGGCAGATCGTATCGTCTGTGTCGTCAATGTACCCGAAAGCTCAATCGCGCGGGAAAGCGATCTGGTCCTGCCCATCCATGCCGGTGTGGAAGTGGGCGTCGCCTCGACAAAGGCCTTCACCTGTCAGCTTGTCGTGTTGTTTCTTTTGGCACTGAAGGCCGCGCGCGATCGGGGCGAGATGGACGGTGATGCGCTGGCCGATCACCTCTCCGCGCTGCGCAGCATGCCCAGCGTGCTCAGCACGGCCCTTGAGGCCAATGCGCAGATGCAAAAGGCCTCGCTCAAATTGGCCGAAGCGCGCGATGTCTTATTTCTGGGGCGCGGCCTGATGTACCCGCTGGCGCTGGAGGGGGCGTTAAAGTTAAAGGAAATCAGCTATATACACGCCGAGGCCTATGCCTCAGGCGAATTGAAACACGGGCCCATCGCCTTGATCGACAAGGCGGTTCCGGTGGTTGTGATGGCCCCGCGCGACAATCTTTTTGACAAGACTGTGAGCAATATGCAGGAGGTCATGGCCCGCAAGGGGCGCGTCATCCTGATCTCAGATCGTGCAGGTATCGAGGCCGCTGGCGAGGGGGCGTTTGCCACGATCGAATTGCCGAGCGTTCCCGACGCGCTGACCCCGCTGCTCTATGCCATCCCGGCGCAATTGCTGGCCTATCACACGGCAGTGGCCAAGGGCACGGATGTCGATCAGCCGCGCAATCTGGCGAAATCCGTGACAGTGGAGTAG
- a CDS encoding DegT/DnrJ/EryC1/StrS aminotransferase family protein produces the protein MTEVFKGSFTQQEPIPRAGITAAMAVLQHGRLHRYNTVADEISETALLEQEFAATVGAKYCLAVASGGYAMATALRAVGVKPGDPVLSNAFTLAPVPGAIAAVGARPIFVGVTQSLTIDLDDLEAKIGQASVLLLSHMRGHICDMDRLMAICDGAGVTVIEDCAHTMGAAWNGVPSGRSGAVGCYSCQTYKHVNSGEGGFLVTDDPEIAARSIMLSGSYMMFERHLAGPPKEAFDKIRYETPNISGRMDNLRAAILRPQVADLATQCARWNERYGALEQGLRDTPGLTVIERPEQETIVGSSIQFLLLDWDAGDLRDVLARCAARGVELKWFGNAEPVGFTSRYDSWRYADAPAMPATDRLLAGIVDMRVPLTFSLEDCALISRIIRSEVSAVYQRQVRAAQ, from the coding sequence ATGACAGAAGTTTTCAAGGGCAGTTTCACCCAGCAGGAACCCATCCCGCGAGCCGGGATCACAGCGGCCATGGCCGTGCTGCAACATGGGCGGTTGCATCGATATAACACCGTCGCTGATGAGATCAGCGAAACCGCTTTGCTGGAGCAGGAATTCGCCGCCACGGTCGGTGCCAAATACTGTCTGGCCGTGGCCTCGGGGGGCTATGCGATGGCGACGGCCCTGCGCGCTGTGGGGGTGAAACCGGGCGATCCGGTGCTCTCCAATGCCTTTACGCTGGCCCCTGTGCCGGGAGCGATTGCGGCGGTGGGGGCGCGTCCTATTTTTGTCGGTGTTACGCAGAGCCTCACGATTGATCTGGACGATCTGGAGGCCAAAATCGGACAGGCCAGCGTCTTGTTGCTCAGCCATATGCGCGGACATATCTGTGATATGGACCGCTTGATGGCGATCTGTGACGGTGCCGGTGTCACGGTGATCGAGGATTGCGCCCACACGATGGGGGCCGCGTGGAACGGCGTGCCATCCGGCCGCTCGGGCGCAGTGGGGTGTTATTCCTGCCAGACCTACAAGCATGTCAATTCCGGCGAGGGCGGTTTTCTGGTCACGGATGACCCGGAAATTGCGGCCCGTTCGATCATGCTCTCGGGGTCCTACATGATGTTTGAACGCCATCTTGCGGGACCGCCCAAGGAGGCCTTTGACAAGATCCGCTATGAAACGCCGAATATTTCGGGCCGTATGGACAACCTGCGCGCGGCGATCCTGCGCCCGCAGGTGGCGGATCTGGCGACGCAATGCGCGCGCTGGAACGAACGGTACGGCGCGCTGGAACAGGGGCTGCGCGACACGCCCGGTCTGACGGTGATCGAGCGACCTGAACAGGAAACCATTGTCGGCTCGTCGATCCAGTTCCTATTGCTGGATTGGGACGCGGGCGATCTGCGCGATGTGCTGGCGCGCTGTGCGGCGCGGGGGGTCGAGCTGAAATGGTTCGGCAATGCCGAGCCTGTGGGGTTCACCAGCCGCTATGACAGCTGGCGATATGCCGATGCGCCCGCCATGCCGGCAACGGATCGCCTGCTTGCGGGCATCGTGGACATGCGGGTGCCTTTGACGTTTTCGCTGGAGGATTGCGCTCTGATTTCCCGGATCATCCGATCAGAGGTGAGTGCTGTATATCAACGACAGGTCAGGGCGGCCCAATAG
- a CDS encoding 3-deoxy-D-manno-octulosonic acid transferase translates to MRAPPLFHLYVAATVLLAPFVAWFEIRKLRRQGLSALRAHEKMGHASQPRIGSGNLIWFHAASVGESLSVLALITRMGEMLPRAHFLITSGTPTSAKLVADRMPPRTVHQFAPLDAGGPLTRFLHHWRPAAAIFVESELWPRMLRMTRARGTMMALVNARLSAKSRAAWARRPGFAAYVLDVFDLILTQNDDMAQAMVDMHAPADRVARGSNLKSMSAPLPQNPALLAQIRTAIKARPIWVAASTHKGEETTVLDAHKTLLQTIPDLLLILVPRHPDRSDEVAKLIAKHDLTYALRSDGALPRDDHAVYLADTLGELGNWYALSDVVFLGGSLLPIGGHNPFEVVQSEAAVLSGPHVTNFAETINKMVETGAAEIVADVEALTFSVGHLLQDGAHKAASLRAARAFVQGKSDELTRIAARLIHILKLEDDNR, encoded by the coding sequence ATGCGCGCGCCGCCGCTCTTTCATCTCTATGTGGCTGCCACTGTTTTACTGGCCCCTTTTGTGGCCTGGTTTGAAATCCGCAAGCTGCGCCGTCAAGGCCTGTCTGCGTTGCGCGCCCATGAGAAAATGGGCCATGCCAGCCAGCCCCGCATCGGATCGGGCAATCTGATCTGGTTTCACGCGGCCTCGGTCGGGGAAAGCCTGTCGGTTTTGGCGCTGATTACGCGGATGGGTGAAATGCTGCCACGAGCACATTTTCTGATCACTTCCGGGACACCCACGTCGGCCAAACTGGTTGCAGATCGCATGCCCCCGCGCACCGTGCATCAATTTGCACCCCTTGATGCGGGCGGGCCGCTGACGCGGTTCCTGCACCATTGGCGCCCCGCAGCCGCAATTTTTGTGGAAAGCGAACTTTGGCCGCGCATGTTGCGCATGACCCGCGCGCGCGGCACGATGATGGCGCTCGTTAACGCGCGCCTTTCTGCCAAATCGCGCGCGGCCTGGGCGCGCAGACCGGGCTTTGCCGCCTATGTTCTGGATGTCTTTGATCTGATCCTGACGCAAAACGACGATATGGCGCAGGCGATGGTGGACATGCACGCCCCGGCGGACCGCGTGGCACGCGGCAGCAACCTCAAATCCATGTCCGCGCCCTTGCCGCAAAATCCCGCCCTGCTGGCGCAGATTCGTACCGCAATCAAGGCCCGCCCCATCTGGGTCGCCGCCTCCACGCATAAGGGCGAAGAAACCACCGTTCTGGACGCCCATAAGACCCTGCTGCAAACCATCCCCGACCTATTGTTGATTCTGGTGCCACGCCATCCGGATCGCAGCGACGAGGTTGCGAAACTGATTGCGAAACACGATCTGACATACGCTCTGCGCTCCGATGGCGCGCTCCCGCGGGACGACCACGCCGTCTATCTCGCGGACACTTTGGGTGAATTGGGCAATTGGTATGCCCTGAGTGATGTCGTGTTTCTGGGGGGCTCGCTTTTGCCCATCGGTGGGCATAACCCGTTTGAGGTCGTACAATCGGAGGCCGCTGTTTTATCCGGCCCGCATGTTACTAATTTTGCGGAAACCATTAATAAAATGGTGGAAACCGGTGCGGCCGAAATCGTGGCGGATGTCGAGGCCCTGACGTTTTCGGTGGGGCACCTGTTGCAGGATGGGGCGCATAAAGCGGCAAGCCTCAGGGCCGCGCGCGCTTTTGTGCAGGGCAAATCCGACGAACTCACCCGAATTGCCGCAAGGCTCATCCACATCTTGAAGCTGGAAGACGACAATCGATGA
- the glmU gene encoding bifunctional UDP-N-acetylglucosamine diphosphorylase/glucosamine-1-phosphate N-acetyltransferase GlmU, which translates to MKTALVILAAGKGTRMNSDLPKVMHPLAGAPLFVHAMQAGASLAPDHTVVVAGHGADMVRRAALAHDETAQVVEQTEQLGTAHAAAQARAALAGFDGTAIVLFGDTPFVRPATLEQMVAAQVDSDVVILGFEAADPGRYGRLVMQGEHLERIVEFKDATSSERAIPLCNSGVIACHAATLFDLIDAVENDNAAGEYYLTDIVALARAKGLNASVVRCEESETLGINTRAELAGAEAAFQRRARALAFEDGVTMPAPETVHFAFDTVIGRDTVVEPNVVFGPGVTVESGVTVRAFSHLEGCHVARGAVVGPYARLRPGTELSENTRVGNFVEIKNARIGENSKVNHLSYIGDATLGRSTNVGAGTITCNYDGVMKHHTVIGDNAFIGSNTMLVAPVQIGDGAMTGSGSVITSDVDADALALARAPQIEKPGRAAKLLQILKAKKAKLQRSS; encoded by the coding sequence ATGAAAACCGCATTGGTCATCCTTGCCGCCGGCAAAGGCACCCGGATGAATTCGGACCTGCCCAAGGTCATGCACCCTCTCGCAGGTGCGCCCCTGTTCGTCCATGCGATGCAGGCGGGCGCATCGCTCGCGCCGGATCACACCGTCGTGGTAGCCGGGCATGGGGCCGATATGGTGCGCAGGGCGGCGCTGGCGCATGATGAAACGGCGCAGGTCGTGGAGCAGACAGAGCAGCTTGGCACAGCCCATGCCGCCGCACAGGCGCGCGCGGCGCTCGCCGGGTTTGACGGCACCGCCATTGTGTTGTTCGGGGACACGCCTTTCGTGCGCCCCGCAACGCTGGAGCAGATGGTTGCGGCGCAGGTTGACAGCGATGTGGTGATCCTGGGCTTTGAGGCCGCGGATCCCGGACGCTATGGGCGTCTGGTGATGCAGGGCGAGCACCTTGAGCGCATTGTCGAGTTCAAGGACGCGACCTCCTCTGAGCGCGCCATCCCCCTGTGCAACAGTGGCGTTATTGCCTGTCACGCGGCCACGCTGTTCGATCTGATCGACGCTGTTGAAAACGACAATGCGGCCGGGGAATATTATCTGACGGATATTGTCGCATTGGCGCGTGCAAAGGGGCTGAACGCGAGCGTCGTGCGCTGCGAGGAAAGCGAAACGCTGGGCATCAATACGCGGGCGGAACTTGCCGGAGCCGAGGCCGCGTTCCAACGCCGCGCGCGGGCATTGGCCTTTGAGGACGGGGTGACGATGCCTGCACCCGAAACGGTTCATTTTGCCTTTGACACTGTCATCGGGCGGGACACGGTGGTGGAACCCAACGTCGTATTCGGCCCCGGTGTCACGGTGGAATCCGGCGTCACGGTGCGTGCGTTTTCGCATCTGGAAGGCTGTCATGTGGCGCGCGGCGCGGTCGTGGGGCCTTATGCGCGCCTGCGCCCCGGAACGGAGCTGAGCGAGAACACGCGGGTTGGGAATTTCGTGGAAATCAAGAACGCGCGCATTGGCGAGAACAGCAAGGTCAACCATCTCAGCTATATCGGCGATGCGACGCTGGGCCGGAGCACGAATGTTGGCGCGGGCACCATCACCTGCAATTATGACGGGGTGATGAAGCATCACACGGTGATCGGCGACAATGCCTTTATCGGGTCCAACACCATGCTGGTGGCTCCTGTTCAGATCGGCGATGGCGCGATGACGGGCAGCGGGTCGGTGATCACATCCGACGTCGACGCAGACGCGCTGGCCCTCGCGCGCGCCCCGCAAATCGAAAAACCGGGCAGAGCAGCAAAATTGTTGCAAATTCTCAAAGCCAAGAAGGCCAAACTCCAAAGGAGCAGCTGA